The following are encoded in a window of Flavobacterium sp. WC2421 genomic DNA:
- a CDS encoding RsmB/NOP family class I SAM-dependent RNA methyltransferase, with translation MRLHRNLVYTTIDSLNAIFNEGEYADKVVARALKKDKRWGSSDRKFVAETIYEVVRWKRLYAEIAEVKEPFDRDNIWRMFSVWAVLRGYPIPDWRQLEGTPERKIKGRFDELSKVRALKESIPDWMDEMGVKELGEKVWSKEITAQNQPAKVILRVNTLKTTKTELRAILMDLDIDTDVLKDQPDALVLKERANVFMTDAFKQGFFEVQDANSQLVAAFLDVKPGMRVVDTCAGAGGKTLHIAALMENKGQLIAMDLYESKLKQLKIRAKRDGAFNIEYRIIDTTKVIKKLHQRADRVLIDAPCSGLGVLKRNPDAKWKLQPEFIDNIRKVQAEVLESYSKIVKPGGKLVYATCSVLPSENQEQVAKFLTTDIGKEFNFIKDQKILAHESGFDGFYMALLERKEDVTPKEVKVKEIKEAKA, from the coding sequence ATGAGATTACACAGAAATTTAGTTTACACTACTATAGATTCCTTAAATGCAATATTTAACGAAGGAGAATATGCGGATAAAGTAGTTGCCAGAGCCTTAAAAAAAGACAAACGTTGGGGAAGCTCAGATAGAAAATTTGTTGCTGAAACGATCTACGAAGTAGTTCGATGGAAACGATTATATGCAGAAATTGCAGAAGTAAAAGAGCCATTTGACAGAGATAATATTTGGAGAATGTTTTCAGTATGGGCAGTATTAAGAGGATACCCAATTCCTGATTGGCGTCAACTGGAAGGAACTCCTGAGAGAAAAATAAAAGGTCGTTTTGATGAATTATCAAAAGTAAGAGCCCTTAAAGAATCTATTCCTGACTGGATGGATGAAATGGGAGTAAAAGAATTAGGTGAAAAAGTGTGGTCAAAAGAAATCACAGCTCAAAATCAACCTGCTAAAGTTATTCTAAGAGTAAACACTCTAAAAACTACTAAAACAGAATTAAGAGCGATCTTAATGGATTTAGACATTGATACCGATGTCCTTAAAGACCAACCAGATGCTTTAGTATTAAAAGAAAGAGCTAATGTTTTCATGACTGATGCATTTAAACAAGGCTTTTTTGAAGTTCAAGATGCCAATTCACAACTTGTTGCTGCTTTTCTTGATGTTAAGCCAGGAATGCGTGTTGTAGATACTTGTGCGGGTGCAGGAGGAAAAACATTGCATATTGCTGCTTTGATGGAAAACAAAGGACAATTGATTGCTATGGATTTATATGAAAGTAAATTAAAGCAATTAAAAATTAGAGCAAAACGCGATGGTGCTTTCAATATTGAATACCGTATCATTGATACTACTAAAGTGATCAAGAAATTACACCAAAGAGCAGATCGAGTATTGATCGATGCCCCTTGTAGTGGATTAGGAGTTCTTAAAAGAAATCCTGATGCGAAATGGAAATTACAACCTGAATTTATTGACAATATCCGCAAGGTACAAGCAGAAGTTTTAGAAAGTTATTCTAAAATTGTAAAACCAGGTGGAAAACTGGTATATGCAACATGCTCTGTTTTACCCTCAGAAAATCAAGAGCAAGTAGCTAAATTTTTAACAACGGATATAGGAAAAGAATTTAACTTTATAAAAGACCAAAAAATTCTAGCTCATGAATCTGGATTTGACGGTTTTTACATGGCTCTTTTAGAAA
- a CDS encoding LysR substrate-binding domain-containing protein, giving the protein MTITQLKYVLAVAEHKNFTLAAEKCFVTQPTLSMQIQKIEEELSIQIFDRTKKPIQLTDIGQKIVNQAKNIVNEADRIQDIVEQQKGFIGGEFRLGIIPTIMPTLLPMFLNNFIKKYPKVKLIIEELNTEEIITKLNNGHLDAAIAATPLMEEKIKEIVLYFEPFVAYIPESHHHFQKEEIEVSDLNLDEILLLQDGHCFREGILNLCKHTAKNEFNHFQIESGSFETLIKLADEGLGTTLLPYLHTLDLKDSDKIKLRQFKEPKPAREVSLIYPKSELKIQIIDALRSTIAGVIKGAIVFQNVEIISPIQKK; this is encoded by the coding sequence AATTTTACTTTGGCTGCTGAAAAATGTTTTGTTACCCAACCTACTTTGAGTATGCAAATCCAAAAAATAGAAGAAGAATTAAGTATTCAGATCTTTGATAGAACAAAAAAACCAATTCAGCTTACTGATATTGGACAAAAAATTGTCAATCAAGCTAAAAACATTGTTAATGAAGCCGATCGAATTCAGGACATTGTAGAACAACAAAAAGGATTTATTGGCGGGGAATTTAGATTGGGAATCATCCCAACGATAATGCCCACTTTACTACCTATGTTTTTAAACAATTTTATAAAAAAATATCCAAAAGTAAAACTTATTATAGAAGAGCTTAATACGGAGGAAATAATTACCAAACTAAATAATGGCCATCTAGATGCGGCTATTGCAGCGACTCCATTAATGGAAGAAAAAATCAAAGAAATTGTTTTATACTTTGAACCATTTGTCGCTTACATTCCTGAAAGTCATCACCATTTTCAAAAAGAAGAAATTGAAGTTTCAGATTTAAATTTAGACGAAATATTGTTATTGCAAGACGGGCATTGTTTTAGAGAAGGAATATTAAATTTATGTAAACATACCGCTAAAAATGAATTCAATCATTTCCAAATTGAAAGTGGGAGTTTTGAGACCTTGATAAAATTAGCGGATGAAGGTTTAGGAACAACACTACTTCCCTATTTGCATACATTAGATCTAAAAGATTCAGATAAAATAAAACTCCGCCAATTTAAAGAACCAAAGCCGGCACGCGAAGTGAGTTTAATATATCCAAAAAGCGAATTAAAAATTCAAATAATTGATGCATTAAGAAGCACCATTGCAGGAGTAATAAAAGGGGCAATTGTTTTTCAAAATGTTGAAATTATTAGTCCAATTCAAAAGAAATAG
- a CDS encoding branched-chain amino acid aminotransferase translates to MSTTQTNKIEIIKAQTSKINEVDFENLSFGSVFTDHLLECDFKNGEWQKPVIKPYAPFLLDPSARVFHYGQAIFEGMKAYKDDNDAIWLFRPDENYNRFNHSASRMAMPEVPEEVFMDGLNELLKLDKAWIKSGKGNTLYIRPFMIATGEGVIANPSDDYKFMIILSPAKSYYSGEVKVLIAEHFSRAANGGIGAAKAAGNYAAQFYPTSLANKEGFQQVIWTDDATHTKLEEAGTMNVFFRINDTLLTAPISERILDGITRKSLIDLAQKEGITVDVRPVLVSELVEASKNGTLKEIFGAGTAAVVNPIIGFSYRDEYYELPKIENSYASQLKDKLTNIQHKLAEDTFGWTVKV, encoded by the coding sequence ATGAGTACCACTCAAACTAACAAAATTGAAATAATTAAAGCACAAACTTCAAAAATAAACGAAGTAGATTTTGAAAATTTAAGCTTTGGATCTGTATTCACGGATCATTTACTAGAATGTGATTTTAAAAATGGAGAATGGCAAAAACCTGTAATTAAGCCTTATGCTCCTTTTTTACTAGATCCTTCTGCAAGAGTCTTCCATTATGGTCAGGCTATTTTTGAAGGTATGAAAGCGTACAAAGATGATAATGATGCCATTTGGCTTTTTAGACCTGATGAAAATTACAACCGTTTCAATCACTCTGCTTCAAGAATGGCAATGCCAGAAGTTCCAGAAGAAGTTTTCATGGATGGTCTTAACGAATTATTGAAATTAGATAAAGCTTGGATAAAATCCGGAAAAGGAAATACATTATACATCAGACCATTTATGATTGCCACAGGAGAAGGGGTAATTGCAAACCCATCTGATGATTATAAGTTTATGATTATTTTATCTCCTGCTAAATCATATTATTCAGGAGAAGTAAAAGTACTTATTGCTGAACATTTCAGTAGAGCTGCTAATGGTGGTATTGGTGCTGCTAAAGCTGCTGGTAATTATGCTGCCCAATTTTACCCAACAAGTTTAGCTAATAAAGAGGGTTTCCAACAGGTAATCTGGACAGATGATGCAACACATACTAAACTGGAAGAAGCAGGAACAATGAATGTGTTTTTTAGAATAAATGACACTTTACTTACTGCTCCTATAAGCGAAAGAATTCTTGATGGTATCACTAGAAAAAGTCTTATCGATTTAGCACAAAAAGAAGGTATTACAGTTGATGTACGTCCTGTTCTTGTTTCGGAACTTGTTGAAGCTTCAAAAAATGGTACTTTAAAAGAAATATTTGGCGCTGGAACTGCAGCAGTTGTAAACCCAATCATCGGGTTTTCATATCGTGATGAATATTATGAATTGCCTAAAATAGAAAATTCATATGCTTCTCAACTGAAGGATAAATTAACTAACATTCAGCACAAATTAGCTGAAGACACATTTGGTTGGACCGTTAAAGTATAA
- a CDS encoding RNA polymerase sigma factor yields the protein MPEEQEFIQQLLNPKMQNEAFQKLLLTYQKPLYNHIRNIVLNHDDTDDVLQNTFIKVFKNLKNFKGDSKLFSWIYRIATNEALTFLNQKAKKNGITSEALQNKVIDNLQADVYFDGDEIQIKLQKAIATLPEKQQLVFKMKYFEELKYEEISEIIGTSVGALKASYHHAVKKIESFVKSN from the coding sequence TTGCCCGAAGAACAGGAATTTATACAACAGTTATTAAACCCAAAAATGCAAAATGAAGCATTTCAAAAACTCTTGTTAACATACCAAAAACCACTTTATAACCATATCAGAAATATCGTTTTAAACCATGATGATACGGATGATGTTTTGCAAAATACATTTATAAAAGTTTTCAAAAATTTAAAAAACTTTAAAGGAGATAGCAAACTATTTTCATGGATCTACCGAATTGCAACTAATGAGGCTCTCACTTTTCTAAATCAAAAGGCTAAAAAAAACGGAATCACATCCGAAGCGTTACAAAATAAAGTCATTGACAATTTACAAGCAGATGTCTATTTTGATGGCGATGAAATTCAGATAAAATTACAAAAAGCGATAGCTACCCTTCCCGAAAAGCAACAATTAGTATTTAAAATGAAATATTTTGAAGAACTAAAATACGAAGAAATATCAGAAATAATAGGCACCTCAGTGGGAGCATTAAAAGCATCATATCATCATGCAGTTAAGAAAATTGAATCCTTTGTAAAAAGCAATTAA
- a CDS encoding KUP/HAK/KT family potassium transporter yields MSTSHKNLHSKLTLGGLLITLGIIYGDIGTSPLYVMKAILGDHIINADVVLGGISCVFWTLTLQTTIKYVIITLSADNHGEGGIFALYALVKKTKIQWLIVPAIIGGSALLADGIITPPISVSSAVEGIRTYYPEINTIPIVIGILFVLFTIQQFGTKLVGKFFAPMMLIWFSMLGILGLIQITKHPEVFKAFNPYYAYHLLSIHPDGFFVLGFVFLCTTGAEALYSDMGHCGRKNIRISWIFVKTTLVLNYFGQAAYLIHHEGQTLQSLGGSNGNPFYLIMADWFQPIGIVIATLAAVIASQALISGSFTLINEAMRLNFWPKVKIKYPTELKGQLYIPSINWLLFFGCVGIVLHFEESSNMEHAYGLAIILCMIMTTILLNFYLIMKRVKLYFIVPLITIYLLIELSFLAANITKFSEGGYVTLIIAMVLISIMTIWYLAKKINKNYTKIVKIDDYKKVLKELSADLSIPKYATHLVYMTNANRVDEIEEKVMYSILQKRPKRADIYWFVHVNILTEPYKTEYKVSEIIKDDLYRVDFNLGFREPTKISLMFKEVIKDMVKKGEVDITSRYESLNKNNIIGDFKFVLSEKFLSNDSDLLWHEKLIMNSYFLIKKLSLSEESAFGLDSSSVKIEKFPMVLHAPENIGLTRVK; encoded by the coding sequence ATGAGCACTTCGCATAAAAATTTACATTCAAAATTAACTTTAGGAGGTTTATTAATTACATTAGGTATTATATATGGCGATATTGGGACCTCCCCGTTATATGTAATGAAAGCCATTCTTGGAGATCATATTATTAATGCAGATGTAGTTTTAGGAGGCATATCATGTGTTTTTTGGACCCTGACATTACAAACGACGATAAAATATGTAATTATTACATTAAGCGCAGACAATCATGGTGAGGGAGGAATTTTTGCTTTATATGCTTTAGTCAAAAAAACCAAAATACAATGGCTCATAGTCCCCGCTATTATCGGTGGAAGCGCACTACTGGCTGATGGAATAATTACCCCGCCCATTTCTGTTTCTTCTGCTGTAGAAGGTATTAGAACGTACTATCCAGAAATAAACACCATACCAATTGTAATCGGAATTTTATTTGTCCTTTTCACTATTCAGCAATTCGGTACCAAATTAGTAGGAAAGTTTTTTGCCCCTATGATGCTTATTTGGTTCAGCATGCTTGGAATTCTTGGATTAATCCAAATTACGAAACACCCTGAAGTATTCAAAGCTTTTAATCCCTACTATGCATATCATTTACTATCCATTCATCCAGACGGATTTTTTGTTTTGGGGTTTGTATTCCTATGTACCACAGGAGCTGAAGCACTTTATTCAGATATGGGCCACTGTGGACGAAAAAATATCCGAATAAGTTGGATTTTTGTGAAAACAACTTTAGTACTTAACTATTTTGGACAAGCAGCTTATCTCATTCACCATGAAGGACAAACATTACAAAGTCTAGGAGGATCTAATGGAAATCCATTTTATCTTATCATGGCCGATTGGTTTCAACCTATTGGAATTGTAATTGCAACATTAGCAGCTGTTATTGCTTCTCAGGCCCTTATTAGCGGTTCATTTACTTTAATAAATGAAGCGATGAGATTGAATTTTTGGCCAAAAGTAAAAATAAAGTATCCTACTGAATTAAAAGGTCAACTGTATATCCCTTCTATAAACTGGTTGTTGTTTTTTGGTTGTGTTGGAATAGTTTTGCATTTTGAAGAGTCCAGCAATATGGAGCATGCTTATGGATTAGCGATAATTTTATGTATGATTATGACTACTATTTTACTTAATTTCTATTTAATTATGAAAAGAGTAAAATTATATTTTATAGTACCATTGATAACCATCTATCTATTAATTGAATTAAGCTTTTTAGCAGCAAACATAACAAAGTTTTCTGAAGGTGGCTATGTAACTTTAATCATTGCTATGGTACTGATTTCAATTATGACCATTTGGTACTTGGCTAAAAAAATTAATAAAAACTACACTAAAATTGTAAAAATAGATGATTACAAAAAAGTGTTGAAGGAATTAAGCGCTGATTTATCCATTCCAAAATATGCAACACACTTAGTGTATATGACTAATGCAAATCGTGTGGATGAGATTGAAGAAAAAGTGATGTATTCTATTTTGCAAAAAAGACCAAAAAGAGCTGATATCTATTGGTTTGTCCATGTAAACATCTTGACAGAGCCTTATAAAACAGAATACAAAGTAAGCGAAATTATTAAAGATGATTTATACCGTGTAGATTTTAATTTAGGATTTAGAGAACCTACTAAAATCAGCCTTATGTTCAAGGAAGTAATTAAGGATATGGTTAAAAAAGGAGAAGTAGATATCACTAGTAGATATGAATCTTTAAATAAGAATAACATTATCGGGGATTTCAAATTTGTATTATCTGAAAAATTCCTTTCAAATGACAGTGATTTATTATGGCATGAAAAATTGATTATGAATTCTTATTTCTTAATCAAAAAACTAAGTCTATCTGAAGAAAGTGCTTTTGGACTAGACAGTAGCTCCGTTAAAATAGAAAAATTCCCAATGGTGCTTCATGCTCCAGAAAACATCGGGTTAACTCGAGTTAAATAA
- a CDS encoding oxidoreductase, whose protein sequence is MFLLLNSCKTVGYDIESKDKTIYTSIKIDTLFQDNISIRSVIIDANKIWYSANNSRFGFYDLKKKAKFEKKIANDSLMLEFRSGAQTQKNIFLLTVSNPALLYKVSKTELKTTLVYQENHKKVFYDSMQFWNNQEGIAIGDPIDDCLSIIITRDGGNTWSKLNCNQLPNVAEGEAAFAASNTNIVIKGNATWIVTGGKKARVLFSNDKGLSWKIYETPIVQGKAMAGIFTADFYDSKNGFISGGDYESLNQNYGNKSRTSDGGKTWNLVAENQGFGYASCIQYVPHSKGKSLVSVGASGIYYSYDSGNSWKQLASDPSLFTIRFIDNHTAIAAGKDKMIRIKFIKKT, encoded by the coding sequence ATGTTTTTATTATTAAATTCTTGTAAAACAGTAGGTTATGATATAGAAAGTAAGGATAAGACTATTTATACTTCCATAAAGATTGATACTTTATTTCAAGACAATATCAGTATTCGATCCGTAATTATTGATGCAAATAAAATTTGGTATTCCGCTAATAATTCCAGATTTGGTTTCTATGATTTGAAGAAAAAAGCAAAGTTTGAAAAGAAGATTGCCAACGATTCTTTAATGTTAGAATTTAGGAGTGGAGCCCAAACTCAAAAAAACATATTTTTATTGACGGTTTCTAATCCCGCTTTGCTTTATAAAGTATCAAAAACGGAATTAAAAACAACATTAGTTTATCAGGAGAACCACAAAAAAGTATTTTACGATAGTATGCAGTTTTGGAATAACCAAGAAGGAATTGCTATAGGAGATCCTATTGATGACTGTCTTTCCATAATTATAACTAGAGATGGTGGTAATACTTGGAGTAAGTTAAACTGTAATCAACTCCCTAATGTGGCGGAAGGAGAGGCTGCTTTTGCTGCTAGTAATACTAATATTGTTATTAAGGGAAATGCTACTTGGATAGTGACTGGTGGTAAAAAGGCAAGAGTTTTATTCTCTAATGACAAAGGGTTAAGTTGGAAAATTTATGAAACACCTATTGTACAAGGGAAGGCAATGGCTGGAATTTTTACTGCAGATTTTTACGATAGTAAGAATGGTTTTATTTCAGGAGGGGATTATGAGTCTCTGAATCAAAATTATGGAAATAAATCAAGAACATCTGACGGAGGTAAAACATGGAATTTAGTAGCTGAAAACCAAGGTTTTGGTTATGCTTCTTGCATTCAGTATGTACCACATAGCAAAGGGAAATCATTGGTGAGCGTTGGTGCATCAGGAATTTATTACTCCTATGATAGTGGAAATTCATGGAAACAACTAGCATCTGATCCATCGTTATTTACTATTCGATTTATCGATAACCATACGGCAATTGCAGCTGGAAAAGATAAGATGATCCGAATTAAATTTATAAAAAAAACCTAA
- a CDS encoding sensor of ECF-type sigma factor, translating into MNFKKILPILLLFTSFHFYAQSADMKEKKEQIKALKVAFLTTELDLTTKEAQKFWPVYNTYDDAQFEIRHQKMKSYMHQINDAALDKISEKEALNLLNKMEGTDEELYLLRKKFVRDLKEILPAVKILKLRKSEENFNRKLLHQYRDRGNRN; encoded by the coding sequence ATGAACTTTAAAAAAATCCTCCCAATACTCCTACTCTTTACTTCATTTCACTTTTATGCTCAAAGTGCAGATATGAAAGAAAAAAAAGAGCAAATAAAAGCCTTAAAAGTAGCTTTTCTAACTACTGAACTAGATTTAACGACCAAAGAAGCTCAAAAATTCTGGCCTGTTTACAACACCTATGATGACGCCCAATTTGAAATAAGACATCAAAAAATGAAATCCTATATGCATCAAATTAATGATGCAGCTTTAGATAAGATCAGCGAAAAAGAAGCCTTAAATTTATTAAACAAAATGGAGGGCACTGATGAAGAATTATATCTATTACGCAAAAAATTTGTTAGAGATTTAAAAGAGATTCTTCCAGCAGTTAAGATTCTAAAACTTCGAAAATCAGAAGAGAATTTTAATAGAAAACTGCTACACCAATATAGAGATAGAGGTAATAGAAATTAA
- a CDS encoding SRPBCC family protein — protein MRILKYIFLLLLLSFVALSIFIATQKGDFSVERSKIINAPKAAVFTYVNDYRNWADFGSWIAEDPEMKLQYPQNTIGNGASYTWEGKDGNGSMQTLYAKENDSIFQKMDFNGTKSSIYWNFKDTIGGTKVTWKSEGKMSFLFKIYTALNGGIDKVIGTMYEKSLVNLDKALDYEINTFSIKVDGLTKKPELFYLSQSFTSEIAKVNKNFKIVIPKIIAFCEQNDIPVNGKPFIIYHTYDLVSQLTKISICVPIKKEIFISQGSDIVSGKLDPFDAVKTTLTGDISHVKKGYDKAVEFLNKNQLTPNPAISHIEIYTINKTEIKNPSKWITEIYIPFIPKEEPKKTYYQAPVNSTPDETTTAVSNNTVEPVKINKPAVKNTEPKKVPVLKTKEEEKSEF, from the coding sequence ATGAGGATTTTAAAATATATATTTCTTTTACTATTACTTAGTTTTGTAGCATTGTCGATTTTTATTGCCACCCAAAAAGGTGATTTTTCTGTTGAAAGGAGTAAAATTATTAATGCTCCAAAAGCGGCTGTGTTTACTTATGTAAATGATTATAGAAACTGGGCTGATTTTGGTTCATGGATTGCCGAAGATCCAGAAATGAAACTACAGTATCCTCAAAATACAATTGGTAATGGTGCTTCGTATACATGGGAAGGAAAAGATGGAAATGGGTCCATGCAAACGCTTTATGCAAAAGAAAATGACAGTATTTTTCAAAAAATGGACTTTAACGGAACCAAATCTTCTATTTATTGGAATTTTAAAGATACTATAGGTGGAACTAAAGTAACTTGGAAAAGTGAAGGAAAAATGAGTTTCCTTTTCAAAATATACACCGCCTTAAACGGAGGAATTGATAAAGTTATAGGCACCATGTATGAAAAAAGTCTAGTAAACTTAGACAAAGCACTTGACTATGAAATAAATACTTTTTCGATAAAAGTCGATGGATTAACAAAAAAACCAGAACTATTTTATTTGAGTCAAAGTTTCACAAGTGAAATCGCTAAAGTGAATAAAAATTTTAAAATTGTAATCCCTAAAATAATTGCTTTTTGTGAGCAAAATGATATCCCCGTGAATGGCAAGCCTTTTATAATTTACCATACTTATGATTTAGTAAGCCAGTTGACAAAAATATCGATTTGTGTTCCCATTAAAAAAGAAATATTTATAAGTCAAGGAAGCGATATTGTATCCGGAAAACTGGACCCTTTTGATGCAGTAAAAACGACATTAACTGGTGATATATCGCATGTTAAAAAAGGATATGATAAAGCAGTTGAATTTCTAAATAAAAACCAACTTACCCCAAATCCAGCAATTTCGCATATCGAAATTTATACTATCAATAAAACGGAGATTAAAAATCCTTCAAAATGGATTACAGAAATTTACATTCCATTTATCCCTAAAGAAGAACCTAAAAAAACGTATTACCAAGCACCAGTAAATTCTACTCCAGATGAAACTACAACAGCTGTATCTAATAATACTGTAGAACCGGTAAAAATCAATAAACCTGCAGTTAAAAATACAGAACCAAAAAAGGTACCTGTTCTAAAAACTAAAGAAGAAGAAAAATCTGAATTTTAA
- the mnmD gene encoding tRNA (5-methylaminomethyl-2-thiouridine)(34)-methyltransferase MnmD yields MNREIIKTLDGSTTIHIKEWDECYHSKHGAIQEAQHVFIKNGLSLFQNNNVSILEIGFGTGLNAFITFLESKKMNQTIDYVGVEGYPISSEELLSMNYVEELNASLDKSVFEKMHQSKWEEKTVLDTHFSLVKRQQFFTDIEDQDKYDLIYFDAFGYRVQPELWSTAVFKKMYDALKNNGVLVTYAARGVVKRSMIEVGFTVEKLEGPPGKREMFRARKSE; encoded by the coding sequence TTGAATAGAGAAATTATAAAAACTTTAGATGGTTCTACTACCATACACATAAAAGAATGGGATGAATGTTATCATTCAAAGCATGGAGCAATTCAAGAAGCGCAACATGTTTTTATAAAAAATGGTCTTTCGTTGTTTCAAAATAATAATGTATCAATTTTAGAAATTGGTTTTGGAACAGGTCTTAATGCTTTCATTACTTTTTTGGAAAGTAAAAAAATGAATCAAACAATTGACTATGTTGGAGTAGAAGGGTATCCAATATCTTCTGAGGAGTTACTTTCTATGAATTATGTAGAGGAGCTTAATGCCAGTTTAGATAAGTCTGTTTTTGAAAAAATGCATCAGAGTAAATGGGAAGAAAAAACGGTTTTAGATACCCATTTTTCGTTAGTTAAAAGGCAACAATTTTTTACGGATATAGAGGATCAAGACAAATATGATTTAATTTATTTTGATGCTTTTGGATATAGGGTGCAGCCCGAATTATGGAGTACAGCTGTTTTTAAAAAAATGTATGATGCTCTTAAAAATAATGGTGTTTTAGTTACTTATGCGGCTCGAGGAGTTGTAAAAAGGAGTATGATTGAAGTAGGTTTCACTGTTGAAAAACTGGAAGGACCCCCTGGAAAAAGAGAAATGTTTCGTGCTAGAAAGTCAGAATAA